One stretch of Corynebacterium imitans DNA includes these proteins:
- the lexA gene encoding transcriptional repressor LexA: MARKKPETKNLDMSVLSDRQRRILEVIQDAVVLRGYPPSIREIGDAAGLQSTSSVAYQLKELEKKGFLRRDPNKPRAVDLRHLPNAKQRQKAPAAEAPEDASNARYVPVVGQIAAGSPILAEENVTSYYPLPEELLGDGDLFMLQVVGESMRDAGILPGDWVVVRSQPVAEEGEFVAALLDGEATVKEFHKDSTGVWLLPHNDAYSPIDGTHAEIMGRVVSVFRTL; the protein is encoded by the coding sequence ATGGCACGCAAGAAACCCGAGACCAAGAACTTAGACATGAGCGTTTTGTCTGATCGCCAGCGCAGAATTCTGGAGGTAATCCAGGATGCGGTGGTGCTGCGCGGATATCCGCCGAGCATTCGCGAGATCGGAGATGCGGCAGGGCTGCAGTCCACATCTTCTGTGGCATACCAGCTCAAGGAGCTGGAGAAGAAGGGCTTCCTGCGCCGAGACCCGAACAAGCCGCGTGCGGTTGATCTTCGCCACCTCCCCAATGCAAAGCAACGCCAGAAGGCCCCGGCGGCAGAAGCCCCGGAAGACGCTTCGAACGCCCGTTACGTTCCGGTTGTCGGCCAGATTGCCGCTGGCTCCCCGATCCTCGCCGAGGAGAATGTGACGAGCTACTACCCGCTACCCGAGGAGCTTTTGGGCGACGGCGACTTGTTCATGCTGCAGGTTGTTGGCGAGTCGATGCGGGATGCAGGCATTCTGCCCGGCGACTGGGTTGTCGTGCGCTCTCAGCCGGTGGCAGAGGAGGGCGAATTCGTTGCCGCACTGCTTGACGGCGAGGCAACGGTAAAGGAGTTCCACAAGGACTCCACCGGCGTGTGGCTTTTGCCACACAATGACGCCTACTCGCCTATCGACGGCACGCATGCCGAGATTATGGGCCGCGTCGTCTCCGTCTTCCGCACGCTCTAG
- a CDS encoding 1-phosphofructokinase family hexose kinase: MIITLTPNPSIDATLSVDQVVRGEVVRAHAASREAGGKGINVSHAIAKAGGETLALAPCGENDPFLQAVDRINVPFVPIAVDGFVRTNTALTEADGTTTKINELGPELSGERRVDVEKQLAEHAHKADAAVLAGSLPPGAPVDWYAELTAQLRDTVPLIAVDTSDAPLRALGKRLESAAPTIMKPNAFELAQLTDGDGRALEADAARGDYDSILRAARELVDRGVAEVLVTLGGAGACLVTADGAWAAAAPKVTVRSTVGAGDSSLAGYVMARVADKSFAECLQQAVAYGSAAASLPGTGIPSPADVDCARVEVVALDTPASSPRV; encoded by the coding sequence GTGATCATCACGTTGACACCAAACCCCAGTATTGACGCCACCCTGTCCGTCGACCAGGTCGTCCGCGGCGAAGTCGTCCGCGCACACGCTGCCAGCCGCGAAGCCGGTGGCAAAGGCATCAACGTCTCCCACGCCATCGCCAAGGCAGGCGGGGAAACGCTCGCGCTCGCGCCATGCGGTGAGAATGATCCATTCCTGCAGGCTGTAGACCGGATCAACGTACCGTTTGTACCGATCGCGGTCGACGGTTTCGTGCGCACGAACACCGCGCTGACAGAGGCCGACGGCACGACCACCAAGATCAACGAGCTTGGCCCGGAGTTGTCCGGGGAGCGACGGGTGGACGTCGAGAAGCAATTGGCTGAGCACGCGCACAAGGCCGACGCCGCGGTGCTCGCCGGCTCCCTGCCTCCCGGCGCACCGGTCGATTGGTACGCCGAACTTACTGCTCAGCTGCGCGACACTGTGCCGCTGATCGCGGTAGACACCTCCGACGCGCCGTTGCGCGCGCTCGGTAAGCGCCTCGAGAGCGCCGCGCCGACCATCATGAAGCCGAACGCCTTCGAGCTTGCGCAGCTTACCGACGGCGACGGGCGCGCACTCGAAGCCGACGCCGCCCGCGGCGACTACGACTCGATTCTGCGCGCAGCCCGCGAACTTGTCGACCGCGGCGTGGCCGAAGTGCTGGTCACCTTAGGCGGCGCGGGCGCGTGCCTCGTCACAGCAGACGGTGCCTGGGCCGCAGCGGCGCCGAAGGTGACTGTGCGCTCGACGGTCGGCGCGGGCGACAGCTCGTTGGCCGGCTACGTCATGGCGCGCGTGGCAGACAAGTCTTTCGCCGAGTGCCTGCAGCAGGCCGTCGCCTACGGGTCTGCGGCCGCTTCCCTGCCCGGCACCGGTATTCCCTCCCCGGCGGATGTTGATTGCGCGCGCGTTGAGGTCGTCGCGCTCGATACCCCCGCCTCATCCCCTCGCGTGTAA
- a CDS encoding DeoR/GlpR family DNA-binding transcription regulator, producing MYAEERRRQIASLTAVEGRVNVTELAGKFGVTAETIRRDLAVLDTEGLVHRVHGGAVASQSFLTTEFPLDARYRTASAAKLAIARAALNFVPDKPGGSIFLDSGTTINGLASLMAKHPPARECHIVTNSLPTALDLSSADVQDVQLLGGNVRAITQAVVGDIALRSLAILRADVAFIGTNALTIDHGLSTADAQEAAVKQAMVTNARKVVVMCDSSKLGNDYLVSFGSIDDIDVLITDSDAPTSFVEEIERNGVQVILTKEEE from the coding sequence GTGTACGCAGAAGAACGTCGGCGGCAGATCGCCTCGCTTACTGCAGTTGAGGGACGGGTCAACGTCACAGAACTCGCTGGGAAATTCGGGGTAACCGCGGAAACGATCCGCCGCGACCTGGCCGTGCTGGACACCGAGGGGCTGGTTCACCGCGTGCACGGCGGTGCCGTGGCCAGCCAATCGTTCCTCACCACAGAGTTCCCGCTCGACGCCCGCTACCGGACCGCCTCCGCTGCAAAACTCGCCATCGCACGCGCCGCGCTGAATTTCGTGCCAGACAAGCCCGGCGGCTCGATCTTTTTGGATTCCGGCACCACAATCAACGGGCTCGCCTCGCTCATGGCGAAGCACCCGCCAGCGCGCGAGTGCCACATCGTGACAAACTCGCTGCCCACCGCGCTTGACCTCTCGAGCGCCGACGTGCAGGACGTGCAGCTGCTCGGAGGCAACGTTCGCGCGATCACCCAGGCTGTCGTCGGCGATATCGCGCTGCGATCGCTCGCCATCCTGCGCGCTGACGTGGCATTCATCGGCACGAACGCACTCACCATCGACCACGGGCTTTCTACTGCAGACGCGCAGGAGGCGGCGGTCAAGCAGGCCATGGTAACCAACGCTCGCAAGGTAGTGGTGATGTGCGATTCCTCCAAGCTGGGCAACGACTACCTGGTTAGCTTTGGTTCGATCGACGATATCGACGTGCTCATCACGGACTCCGACGCGCCGACCTCCTTTGTCGAAGAGATCGAGCGCAACGGGGTGCAAGTCATCCTCACCAAGGAAGAGGAATAA